GGCCATTCTCTTTGGGACTAATGGATACACTTGCCCCAACCATGTAGCTACAGGATGGATAACGGAGAAAGCTGATGTCTATAGTTTTGGTATGCTTCTGTTGGAGCTCATAACTGGGCAGATATCTAGTCAACTTTATATAAACGCTGGGGTTAACGATGTCCTCATGGCAGAAGAAGCTTCTTTTGAGCAGAAAGTGCAAGCTGAATGGGACAATGCAAACGAGTGCATAAGAAAATGTGATATCAATGAGATCGTGGATCCAGCAATCCTGGCAGAAGGTGGAGGAGCTTGTGTTAAGCGGCAATTACAAGCTGTATTTGACCTTGCTTTCACATGTCTGGGCTACAATCCGGAGCTAAGGCCGAGTATGATTGATgtttcaaagaaactaagatgGATTGGGAGATCATCCTTACCATAATACTATTTTCTCACTTCATCCAACCAAGTTCCTCTGTAATCATCAATAGTCAAATATGGGTCAATTTATTGCTTTTACCAGTCACTTGTGAAATTTAGCAATAATCCTTTCTTCACCCTTTTCAGTTCTTCTCGAGTATTGCAAAGTTCTATTCTGATAAGTGAATGTCAAAGCATCTTTTTTACTTGTAGGGAGCATAAAATATGCAACCCTACTCTCTGAGAACCAAGCCAACAACACACATAAGTAATTGATTGTGTTTAGATTGTATTTATGACTGGCAACACCAGGGACCATCGTTGGCTAAGGGCAATGACCACCATAGGACTTGGTAGAGATAAAATAATCCTAGGCTCTGGGTTTTTTCCCATCCTAGACATATGAGCAATTTATTGGATTGGCCCATTGCTCCATGTAGAAGAACGTTCCATATCCAACATTGGAGATGCTTACCCTGTGCGCTAAAACAGATTTTCCTTCAACACATTCTGTGTTAAATACTTTCATCCCCGAAATAATGGGAGGggtaaccccaaggggttggcctaagtggtgaaggagttggtcttggggtctcattcTCTTCAAAGTTCAAGGTTCAACatctcatgggtgcaaacaatcctttggggccacaccccctggtgaaaagccaacGATTTAATCAGTTCCGTATAGaaaaacttccgagggtgcggtgcacgggaccggggtttattctgcaggggtgggtccaaaggaccctgccttggagaggttccccgacatcaaaataataataataataataataataataataataataataatgggaGGGACAATAAACTTGGTATTGATGCTTCACATTGAAGAATCATAGTGCTAAAAGAACATATTCTGTGCATCAAAGATTCAAAAAGGATTTTTCCTTTGGCACATAAAGCTACGTGTGACAGCATATCACTTTCACCTTCCCAATACAGCTTATCATGTCGCTCATTAAGTCAGCTTGTGGACAACGCGAGAGCCAAAGTTTCGTGAAATTTCCCTCTACTACTGCAAcctgttagaatatttttttttttttatatgccgCTATAGTGGGGACACTCAAGAAACACATCTCCTGAGCTTTATCTTCCAATGTAGAATCAGATTGTGTTATAAGTACCAGAGCGGCCAAAAGAACACTCAGTATGCACTAAAACggatattattatttcttaaatGGATTATGTGATAGATGCTTCCATCCCTACAAGGTTTCCTTCTAAATTTCAAGAGCTTCTATATCAGAGCAAGCCAAACTGCCAAAGCAATCATTTATGGAAGAGAGAATCAACTGGAACGCTTCACAATAAAGAAACATGATGATAACAGGACTAGAGAAATCCACTGAACATATTCCTTacataaaaatgaattttgtaaaaatgtcaTGCAACTCATTATGTCAGCTAGAGCAAAGTCATGTATACAACGAATATTTTCGAAACGGGAAAACCCAGAAAGGGGTGGGACAACATACACATCCGAATGAATTTCCAGGAGGCAGGAGCTATAGCAACTCAAATCAATGTAGAAAAACTGAGAAACTATTGAGTGGCAAGGTGCTTCCAGTTCTGGCCTATCCACACTTGTGTCAAGGTGCCTCTAAATTATTTCACAGCTCGATAGTAAAAGCAACTATGAGTTTCTATATAGCATACACAGAATCACAGTTGGCAATCTAATTCAGATATTAACTGCAAGTCAATGTTGAAGACCCAACGAGTCTGCCAACTGGCAAAACTTTTAGTTTCCCAGCCACAAAATGTAGCCACAATgttaattatagaaaaaaataaataagtagtaAAATATAGCATCAGCAGTTTACTTCCCGTGAACTTACCCAAAGAAAAACTCTGCCAAGGGAAACTCAGTAAACAGTAGTGAGTCAGGAACATGGCTTCTCCCTCAAGAATACATGAGCAAGAAAAAATGTAAGGCCATGTATACTAGCAACACGGCCTCTTTCCTCTCATGTTACAGATATTGTGAATACTGGTACACTTtcctaaaaaacaaaagaatctgGTGCAACAAATAAGGATGAGACGAACATTTATTTATGGAAGGGAAGAGACAACATGAATAACATTATGTCTCCAGCTAAGTACAAGGAGATTACAAAATTAACTCCGAAGAAAAAAGCATTAGAAGacagaaaaatattaaagaactaaattttttttcaaagatgcaGCAAGTCTTTCAATCAGTAAAAGACAAAGCAACCTACATAACAACATTCAATACTGGCCCCTAATATTATAATCTCAGGTCCAACATCATAAATTTGAAGCTGAGGTTTCTCAGGAACCCAAATGCCATATGATTATAGCTTGAAGGTGACACTATAGACAATGTAACCTCAGGAGTCCCCAACAAGTATAATGCCCTCAGGCACTTCAACTACGAAACAATAGTAGGGAAAAAAAGCCGACACTATCAGCATTCATTACAGTTTTGAAATCTACAGTGCCCTACTAGATGCCATGTAATAATATAAACTTTACTCCAAATAACCACTCTTATAGCCCACACTCTTTACTAATCTATTTTATCTTCAAAagaattaattgaaataaaatggtAGCCAAATCAAATTCAATCTACAATCCAATGACATCCACTCTTCAATCTTATGATCAAGAGACTCGTGTACTTGAAACCTGCACAAATGGCTATGATCTAGCATCCCAAAAAAGCAAACAGCATAAGTCACATTAAGGACGACTTATGACTGAATATGAACTAAAAATCTGGAAAGGGAGCAATATATAAAAGAACCCTACAAAATGCATGTACGAACGCGAGTACAGATGCTTTGGATTGCGCACACACTCTCTCAGAGATACCATTTCTCTTCTGCTGGAGGTAATCCGACATAGATAACGTTTCATTTGATCTAATATCTTGAAATTAATTCCAAATTAACATCAAAACACTCCTGCACTTTACATATAACAGGAGGTAACTAGCCACGATTTCTGCAGCGCACACTGAAAAGAGCCAATAACAAAAAaaacgaaaacaaaataaatactcCATTACAGCtacaacaaaataaatactCCATTATCATTCCATTATCATTGTCCTTTCGGAACTGGAAGATCTCATATAGTTTACATTAGTAAAAAAGCAAACCAAATGCTGAAGATGCCATGTGTAATTCCAAACTTAtaactataaaagaaagaaaacctggacaaaaaaaaaacatgggaATTCTCCGGCCAGTTGAGCTGCTCTTACTTACATGTCCCATCTGAatttgacataaaaaaaaaccagCTACCAGGCCCTGATTTTGCTTAAAAGTTGGCTCGGCTCGTCTAATCCCATATGATATTAGTGCTGTGCCCACTGAATATCCTTGATATTAATCCCCTCCTTCACCATCTCATAAAGCGGGCTCATTTCCCTCAACTTCTCCACCTGCTCCACCGTAAGCTGAACTGCCCGATCGATCTCTGCCTCTGTGCTGAACCTCCCAATCCCAAACCTAATGGATGTGTGGGCCATGTCCTCGTCCACCCCCAACGCCCTCAACACATAGGACGGTTCCAAGCTGGCGCTGGTGCATGCGCTTCCACTAGATACGGCAACCTCTTTAAGCCCCATCAACAGGCTTTCACCCTCCACATACGCAAAAGACAGATTCAGATTGCCCGCGTACCTCCTCTCCACACTCCCATTCACCACCACTCCATCCAGCCTCTCCTTAATTCCATTCAGCAAGCGCTCCTGCAATGCGCTGATTCTTTTATCATCATATTCCATTTCCTTCATCGCAAGCTCACATGCGGCGCCCATCCCCACCACCAAAGGGGTCGGCACGGTCCCGCTCCGAATCCCTCTCTCCTGTCCACCGCCGTTCATTTGAGGCTCCACGCGAATCCTAGGTCTTCTTCTCATGTACAAAGCCCCGACGCCTTTCGGCCCGTATATCTTATGCCCACTCAGAGACATCAAGCTGACGTTCCACTTATCCACGTCGACGGGAATCTTCCCCAGAGCCTGCGCCGCATCGGTGTGGAACGGAACGTTGAATTCCTTGCATATTTTCCCGATTTCCTCGAGCGGTTGGATCACTCCGATCTCGTTGTTGACAGCCATGACCGATACGAGCCCGGTATCAGGCCGAATCGCGGACCGGAGCATCTCCAGGTCGATAATCCCGTCGGGGCCAACGGGCAAGTAGGTGACGTCGAAACCTTCCTGCTGGAGGTGACGGCAAGAGTCTAGAACGCACTTGTGCTCGGTCTGGGTGGTGATGACGTGTCGCTTCTTCTCCTTGTAGAAGTGCAAGACGCCCTTGATAGAGATATTGTTGGACTCGGTAGCGCCGGAGGTGAAGACAATCTCCTTCGGAGAGGCGCCGATCAATGCGGCGACTTGGGAGCGAGCGGTCTCGACTGCGTTCTCGGACTCCCAGCCGAAGAGGTGGGTCCGAGAGTGGGGGTTTCCGTAGCGGGAGAGGTAGAAGGGGAGCATAGCGTCGAGGACACGCGGGTCGACGGGGGACGTGGCCTGCATGTCCAGGTAAAGCGGCCTTCCAGAAATCCTCACGCCTTTCATCGTGATTCCATTCGTGTCCTCGTAGGTATCAGTCGCAGGAGAAAGATCTGCGGCGGCGGCagcggaggaggaggaagagaggcAGCGGAGGAAGTGATACTTAGCGTTAAGCTTTTCCGTGAGGGTTTTACGAAGAGTGGAGGAAGAGGAAGCAAGAAGTTTCGCAGCCATGGCGATTTTGCTTCGCGGTATGTTGGAAGGCAATTTGGGAAAAGTCGAGTATAGGTCAGTGAATACTAGGGCAGAGGGTCACCGACTCGGATTGGGAGACGAGATTGGGCATAACACGTGGCAAGTCAAGAGCCATGTACTAATACGGCATCGTTTTTATGAGAAAGAAATATATCTGGCTTCTGCCAATGGGGCCAGTTCCTGTCCCACTTTCAGCCACTCTTATAAATTAGTGAGGGAGCCTTTCCGCGGAGTtgcatactctctctctctctctctctctctctctgtgcaagCTGTTGCTGACATTGCGGTTTCCAGATCCCAATCTCTGTGAAGCGTCCACGCTCAGGAAGTAAGGAAGGAAGTAAGCAACATTGCTCGAAATTTCCTCTTGTAGAGCCTTGGGTGAAGTGGCTTAAAGTGCTAATTTTGGCAGCCATTGTTTCAATCTTTGAATCTTTAATTTTGGTAAAGGTATTTTTGACCAACTTGTCAAGATAAAAGGctcactttttctttcttgttttcttttactCAGAATCGACGGGTGCTTGAGTTCTTCCGGGTACGTCTCTTTCCAAACAATCTCGTCCCAAATTTGGATTTATGTGATATTTGTTGGTGTCGGATCTTTGGTTCTCTGCTTTCACACACATGTTTAGATCTGGATGAATTTACTTGCTCTGCTTCTGCATTCCgttttacttattatatttcgCCTTCTTTAGATTTCTGTCCTTCGTTCGAGTTTGATACCTGTGGTTGAACCAAAGTAGGATTTGGTGGTACTGTTGATTCACTTGCATGATTCAAGAAAatgaattcttttatttttgggtcCTGCCGTAGTGGGTGATGTTGTTCTGGATTGTTGTTCGAGAGTGTGTTCCGGTTTAAATGGAAGGCCGTTTCTCGTCTTTTAAGCACGCATTCCACTTCACATGTAGAGTTTGATTGTAATCATTGAACTACTGGTAATGTTCGTTCTCCCTATGTTAATCTTGTATAGATCGGCTTGGTTGAAAATACCTTTGTCATATTTGATATGCTTGAGGAAGTTTGGAGGATTTAGTTGACTAAGAAGTACTCAACACATCTTAAGACGTTGATAAAATTGGGGAGTTTTCTGGTTAATTGCATACATCAGTCATCAACATTGGAGCTACTTGATTTGATGGACGTTTCAGCCTTTGAAGCAATTATTGATAGAACTTGAACTTTTGGCAGGTTTTGGGCGAGACTTGCAAGTTGAGACTGAAAGAAATTCATCATGTTCAGGTCATCGCCTCGTAGGAACCAGAGATCCAAAGGATTCAAGGTGAAGCATGCTCTCCAGATATGCCTTTTGCTTGGTGTTAGTATCTGGCTGCTTTACCAACTCAGAAACTCTCGAGATAAGAAAGCATCATTTGGCGAGGGTAATAAATCTGTGAGTGAAATTGCAAAGCTGGGGAGAAAGGACCTCCAACCTCAAGTGGAAGAGCCCACCATTAGAGATGCAAGGCACAAGgaagaggaaaatgaagaagaaagcaagaatgaagaagaacaaaacaAGTTTGAAGAAAGTGATGATGTCGTAAAAGGTCATGGGGACGGTGAGATAGATGTACATGATAAGGATAAAGTCGAAGAGGAAACTGAGCATCGGTGGGATTCAGTGGAtggagaaaaagagaaggaaaatgaagataatgaGAGTGCAGAGAGCAAAGAGAAGAGTGGAGAAGAGAAGGAGAATGAAGAGAACACGGAGAAGGGAAGAGAAGGGAAAGAGTCTGAAGA
This genomic window from Carya illinoinensis cultivar Pawnee chromosome 7, C.illinoinensisPawnee_v1, whole genome shotgun sequence contains:
- the LOC122316656 gene encoding cysteine desulfurase, mitochondrial, whose amino-acid sequence is MAAKLLASSSSTLRKTLTEKLNAKYHFLRCLSSSSSAAAAADLSPATDTYEDTNGITMKGVRISGRPLYLDMQATSPVDPRVLDAMLPFYLSRYGNPHSRTHLFGWESENAVETARSQVAALIGASPKEIVFTSGATESNNISIKGVLHFYKEKKRHVITTQTEHKCVLDSCRHLQQEGFDVTYLPVGPDGIIDLEMLRSAIRPDTGLVSVMAVNNEIGVIQPLEEIGKICKEFNVPFHTDAAQALGKIPVDVDKWNVSLMSLSGHKIYGPKGVGALYMRRRPRIRVEPQMNGGGQERGIRSGTVPTPLVVGMGAACELAMKEMEYDDKRISALQERLLNGIKERLDGVVVNGSVERRYAGNLNLSFAYVEGESLLMGLKEVAVSSGSACTSASLEPSYVLRALGVDEDMAHTSIRFGIGRFSTEAEIDRAVQLTVEQVEKLREMSPLYEMVKEGINIKDIQWAQH